A region from the Arcanobacterium buesumense genome encodes:
- a CDS encoding metal ABC transporter substrate-binding protein: MKIRSAFKAGFTALVAGAFMLSGCSSATEEKADKQLTVFATTGYIADAVANIAPDAKVITMVGPGGDPHTYQPTTKDIEELQNADVVLWSGLHLEAQMLDKLQSLGDKQVAVGETLDEKYLLPWPETDADGHELHDPHIWNDPEAWSLAVQAAADKIAEIDPDHADMYQENVTKYREEIKTTVEEAKKLLDKVAEPRILISGHDAFNYFGRTFNLEVHATDFVSSEAKLSTQEISELAQLISDKKVPVIFLDNLANPQAIKALQEAVHANGWDVKISDEELFADSLGAEKGVDTYLGTLMHNAKAVSEALSK, from the coding sequence ATGAAGATTCGTTCCGCATTTAAAGCCGGATTTACCGCACTTGTTGCCGGTGCATTCATGTTGTCAGGATGTTCATCCGCGACTGAAGAAAAAGCCGATAAGCAGCTTACTGTGTTTGCAACAACCGGTTATATTGCTGACGCTGTCGCAAACATTGCGCCAGATGCCAAGGTTATTACAATGGTTGGTCCAGGTGGCGATCCGCACACATACCAGCCAACCACTAAGGACATCGAAGAGCTACAAAACGCTGATGTTGTACTCTGGAGTGGCTTGCACCTCGAAGCACAAATGCTCGATAAGCTCCAGTCTCTCGGAGATAAGCAGGTCGCCGTCGGTGAAACCCTTGATGAAAAGTACTTGTTGCCATGGCCAGAAACTGATGCCGATGGCCACGAGCTTCACGATCCACACATCTGGAACGATCCAGAAGCATGGTCGTTAGCGGTTCAAGCTGCTGCCGATAAGATCGCAGAAATCGATCCAGACCACGCTGATATGTACCAAGAGAACGTCACCAAGTACCGGGAAGAAATCAAGACAACAGTTGAAGAAGCAAAGAAGCTCCTCGATAAAGTAGCTGAACCACGCATCCTCATTTCCGGACACGACGCATTCAATTACTTCGGCCGAACCTTCAACCTTGAAGTTCATGCCACCGACTTCGTTTCTTCCGAAGCAAAGCTTTCCACTCAAGAAATCTCGGAACTTGCGCAACTCATTTCTGATAAGAAGGTTCCGGTCATCTTCCTCGATAACCTTGCAAACCCACAAGCAATCAAGGCTTTGCAAGAAGCTGTTCACGCTAACGGCTGGGATGTGAAGATTTCGGATGAAGAACTCTTCGCTGATTCTCTCGGCGCCGAAAAGGGTGTTGATACCTACTTAGGAACCCTTATGCATAACGCAAAGGCTGTTTCAGAGGCACTGTCGAAGTGA
- a CDS encoding metal ABC transporter ATP-binding protein: MNHALTTNTPACSTSNMSVCYRVDPVLFGVDFTVPEGVVMGIVGPNGAGKSTLIKAMLGLVKPLTGSAQFFGQPLARVRDRVGYMPQSVSVDWDFPTTVIDVVTMGTYGKLGWLRRPGRKERAQALQALENTGIAELANRQIGELSGGQRQRVFLARALVQQPDIYFMDEPFQGVDAKSQRAIVDVLHQLRSEGKTVVIVHHDLNTVADYCDHVTLLNRHIVASGPCEQTLTDSNIRTTYQVADNDEWANFS; this comes from the coding sequence GTGAATCACGCACTAACAACTAACACACCGGCATGTTCGACGTCTAACATGTCGGTGTGTTACCGCGTTGATCCAGTTTTATTCGGCGTCGACTTCACTGTTCCAGAAGGTGTGGTGATGGGAATTGTCGGGCCAAACGGTGCCGGTAAATCTACCCTCATTAAAGCCATGCTTGGATTAGTGAAGCCATTAACGGGTTCCGCTCAATTCTTTGGCCAGCCCCTAGCGCGTGTGCGAGACAGAGTCGGATATATGCCGCAAAGTGTCTCAGTGGATTGGGATTTCCCAACTACTGTTATTGACGTTGTTACTATGGGTACTTACGGTAAGCTCGGCTGGCTCCGTCGGCCCGGACGTAAAGAACGCGCCCAAGCGCTCCAAGCCCTTGAAAATACGGGTATTGCAGAACTCGCCAATCGTCAGATTGGGGAGCTTTCTGGTGGCCAGCGGCAACGCGTATTCTTAGCTCGGGCACTAGTTCAACAGCCCGATATCTATTTCATGGATGAGCCCTTTCAAGGCGTCGATGCGAAAAGCCAGCGCGCTATCGTTGATGTTTTGCACCAATTGCGCTCAGAAGGAAAAACAGTGGTCATCGTTCATCATGATCTGAACACTGTGGCTGACTATTGTGACCACGTCACGTTACTCAATCGCCATATTGTTGCTTCCGGTCCATGTGAACAGACTCTGACCGATAGCAATATCCGTACCACCTACCAGGTGGCGGATAACGACGAATGGGCAAATTTCTCATGA
- a CDS encoding metal ABC transporter permease produces MGKFLMTLAEFFSDHTFRMVFFGTMIIGFVAGALGSFAYLRKQSMISDVISHSALPGTLAAFLVSVVILHTDGRNMLALIIGAIIVGTSAVLFTQWIVRNSKVHVDSAMAVTLSLFFGAGMLLMRIVADGAFPGKGGIQDYLFGNASTITREDLYTSLAVGGIALAILAICWKEFAIRTFDPVHAAMMGVRGKLIDTLMFATIVIASVIGVRAVGLVVMIAFVITPPAAARQWTTRLGSMVMLSAIIGAVGSGIGAYLAVSLGKVPTGPMIVLVLFAIFVVSLIFSPRRSLIMQALARQRARRDLKNYLLGRHV; encoded by the coding sequence ATGGGCAAATTTCTCATGACTCTTGCGGAATTCTTTTCTGATCACACGTTTCGAATGGTTTTCTTCGGCACAATGATTATCGGATTTGTTGCGGGAGCTCTCGGTTCGTTTGCCTATTTGCGTAAACAATCAATGATCTCTGACGTCATATCCCATTCGGCGCTACCGGGAACTTTAGCAGCATTCTTAGTCTCCGTCGTCATCTTGCATACTGATGGTCGAAATATGCTCGCACTGATTATTGGCGCGATTATTGTTGGTACATCTGCCGTACTGTTCACACAATGGATTGTCCGCAACTCTAAAGTGCACGTAGATTCAGCAATGGCAGTGACATTATCGTTGTTCTTCGGTGCTGGCATGTTGCTTATGCGCATAGTTGCTGATGGTGCATTCCCCGGTAAAGGCGGGATCCAAGATTACCTATTCGGCAACGCGTCAACAATTACTCGCGAAGATCTCTACACCTCGTTAGCAGTTGGCGGAATCGCATTAGCAATCCTTGCGATTTGTTGGAAAGAATTCGCTATCCGTACTTTTGATCCAGTCCATGCAGCCATGATGGGAGTACGTGGCAAGCTTATCGATACGTTAATGTTTGCCACCATTGTGATTGCGTCAGTGATTGGTGTGCGAGCAGTTGGCTTGGTAGTGATGATTGCCTTTGTGATCACCCCACCAGCAGCTGCCCGCCAATGGACTACCCGGTTGGGATCCATGGTGATGCTTTCAGCTATTATTGGTGCGGTTGGTTCCGGAATTGGAGCTTATCTCGCAGTATCTCTTGGAAAAGTGCCAACCGGACCGATGATTGTTTTAGTGTTATTCGCAATTTTCGTGGTGTCATTAATATTTTCCCCACGGCGTTCACTAATTATGCAAGCACTTGCTCGGCAGCGTGCCCGTCGCGATCTGAAAAACTACTTATTAGGACGTCACGTATGA
- a CDS encoding thiamine ABC transporter substrate-binding protein, translated as MMINRKITLAVLSAGVLALSACTSSVPSQKNAEESNQGSTQSLAIVKVVTNGSFTLPDEVLADFTKETGMKVELLDGEESGTLDSKLILTKANPVGDVVVGLTANNIIQVAEAGVFDTSAKVSGPAGAEKYAVSGAEGAIAFDRSDACFNYDIAYFKDKGLTPPAGLEDLVKPEYKNLTVIQDPSKSDTGFALLASTISHFGEDGYVDYWKQLLANGTKVDAGWKDAYQVDFTAGEGKGAYPIVMSYASSPFWTINEAGDASSTANVAGGCYPVVEYAGVLKGAANVEGAQKFLEWLSTPQMQTVIAKENVTYPIDESAELPKGMAEFAPRPDAVKPLDAKKIAESKELWITSVTELF; from the coding sequence ATGATGATTAATCGAAAAATAACTCTTGCGGTGCTCAGCGCTGGTGTATTGGCACTCAGTGCATGTACTTCAAGTGTGCCAAGCCAAAAGAATGCTGAGGAATCGAACCAGGGAAGCACTCAGAGCCTGGCTATTGTCAAGGTTGTCACTAATGGGTCATTCACCCTTCCAGATGAAGTGTTGGCTGATTTCACCAAGGAAACTGGAATGAAGGTTGAGCTGCTCGACGGTGAAGAGTCTGGCACGCTTGATTCGAAACTTATTTTAACCAAGGCTAATCCGGTTGGTGATGTGGTTGTTGGATTGACTGCCAACAATATTATCCAGGTTGCCGAAGCTGGTGTTTTTGACACCTCTGCGAAGGTTTCCGGCCCGGCAGGTGCAGAAAAGTATGCTGTTTCCGGTGCTGAGGGTGCTATTGCTTTTGATCGCTCCGATGCCTGCTTCAACTACGATATTGCTTATTTCAAGGACAAGGGTTTAACTCCACCAGCTGGCTTGGAAGATTTAGTGAAGCCAGAGTACAAGAATCTTACTGTTATTCAAGATCCGTCCAAGTCGGATACGGGCTTTGCTCTTCTTGCTTCCACTATTTCGCACTTTGGTGAAGATGGATATGTTGATTATTGGAAGCAGCTATTGGCAAATGGCACTAAGGTTGACGCTGGTTGGAAAGATGCCTATCAGGTTGATTTCACAGCTGGTGAAGGAAAGGGTGCTTACCCAATCGTGATGTCTTATGCATCCTCACCATTCTGGACAATCAACGAAGCCGGAGATGCTTCCAGCACGGCTAATGTTGCTGGTGGTTGCTACCCAGTTGTGGAATATGCTGGAGTGCTCAAGGGTGCTGCAAACGTTGAAGGTGCTCAAAAGTTCTTAGAGTGGCTGAGCACACCACAGATGCAGACTGTGATTGCTAAGGAAAACGTGACTTACCCGATCGATGAGTCAGCTGAGCTACCTAAGGGTATGGCTGAGTTTGCGCCACGTCCGGATGCTGTGAAGCCGTTGGATGCGAAGAAGATTGCTGAATCGAAGGAACTGTGGATTACCTCGGTGACAGAGTTGTTCTAG
- the aroD gene encoding type I 3-dehydroquinate dehydratase has protein sequence MRSKGAGMIFSPHARTIIVPLLGTTPAMLVQEAHDAQEAGANVVEWRVDMLFGDHPNFSFSHLGSEIIPQLLQATSLPILLTIRTAKQGGEIKVSDGRYRLLLAEMLDTLLQLGVPGERIAVDIEYWHRAAPDIARRAQDLGFTVVVSDHNWIATPDTEILHIMFDDILAIEGVVAKLAVTAQTPDDVERLLQATRNVTQETGRMVIAVSMGELGRRARIEGWKYGSVATFAAVSRPSAPGQPHISELLNNSGQDTDN, from the coding sequence GTGCGAAGTAAAGGAGCTGGAATGATTTTTTCCCCTCACGCGCGAACGATTATTGTGCCGTTATTAGGTACGACGCCGGCAATGCTGGTGCAAGAAGCACATGATGCGCAAGAAGCCGGAGCTAATGTGGTTGAATGGCGCGTTGATATGCTCTTCGGTGATCATCCTAATTTTTCGTTTTCTCATCTTGGTTCAGAGATTATTCCACAGTTACTTCAGGCAACGAGCTTGCCGATTCTCCTTACTATTCGCACTGCGAAGCAGGGTGGAGAAATCAAGGTAAGTGATGGCCGTTACCGGCTACTTTTGGCAGAAATGCTTGACACCTTATTGCAATTAGGTGTGCCAGGTGAACGTATTGCGGTTGATATTGAATACTGGCATCGTGCGGCTCCGGACATAGCACGACGTGCCCAAGACTTAGGTTTTACTGTTGTGGTTTCAGATCATAATTGGATCGCTACTCCGGATACCGAAATTTTACACATAATGTTTGACGATATTTTGGCTATTGAAGGAGTGGTGGCCAAGCTGGCTGTTACGGCGCAGACTCCGGATGACGTTGAACGGCTTTTGCAAGCAACTCGGAACGTCACGCAAGAAACGGGCCGGATGGTGATTGCCGTGTCAATGGGGGAATTGGGCCGGCGGGCCCGTATTGAAGGCTGGAAGTATGGGTCAGTTGCAACATTCGCAGCTGTTTCCCGGCCCTCAGCTCCAGGGCAGCCGCATATTTCTGAGTTGTTAAATAATAGCGGTCAAGATACGGATAACTAG
- a CDS encoding metal-dependent transcriptional regulator, which translates to MAVSALSESTQNYVKAIWSLGEWSDEPVTASLLAARTGVKISTASDAIRKLKDQGLVNHAPYGAVHLTKKGQALAVAMVRRHRLIETFLVNVLGYAWDEVHTEAEVLEHAVSDVLVERMAHRLGNPKRDPHGDPIPAADGTIVRPQAVLLSSIDGGGRFHVERIADNDPELLRFFESHNITYGAVIDAKPPAPYSESIEIAVDGASPVLLGSGALRAIWVSPV; encoded by the coding sequence ATGGCGGTTTCTGCATTATCTGAGAGCACTCAAAATTATGTTAAAGCAATATGGTCATTGGGTGAATGGTCTGACGAACCAGTTACAGCATCTCTTTTAGCTGCTCGTACCGGGGTTAAAATCTCTACCGCATCCGATGCTATTCGCAAGCTCAAAGACCAAGGCCTTGTCAATCATGCTCCCTATGGAGCTGTGCACTTAACTAAAAAAGGTCAGGCATTAGCTGTTGCTATGGTACGCCGCCACCGGCTGATCGAGACATTCTTAGTTAACGTCCTCGGTTATGCCTGGGACGAGGTTCATACCGAAGCTGAAGTATTAGAACATGCAGTGTCGGACGTGTTAGTTGAACGCATGGCACACCGTCTTGGTAATCCGAAACGCGACCCGCACGGCGATCCTATTCCTGCAGCTGATGGCACTATTGTGCGTCCCCAAGCAGTTCTCCTGAGTTCGATTGATGGTGGTGGACGGTTCCATGTGGAACGTATTGCCGATAATGACCCCGAACTGCTCCGCTTCTTTGAAAGTCACAATATTACTTACGGTGCCGTTATCGATGCCAAACCACCGGCCCCTTATTCTGAATCAATCGAAATCGCCGTCGACGGGGCTTCCCCAGTTTTATTAGGAAGTGGCGCGTTACGGGCAATTTGGGTCAGCCCAGTTTAA
- a CDS encoding metal ABC transporter permease, which produces MSFVVGTSLLAIVTALVCALPGSFIVLRQSSMLVDAMSHAILPGIVVGYYVTNDFDSPLLIVGAAVAGLVVVLGNDWLMRSGFVSGDAPQGLIFPMLFSVGVILISLNFGNLHLDTHVVLSGDLNLAAWHQLTIGGVSIGPKYLYVLLIVFVLNAVVLWFMYPRLKITSFDPSFASTIGIRARWVDTIFMFLVAVTVTAAFNAAGAVLIIALMIAPAATARLVSNSMKHMLIGTMVIAVAGAIVGFWIAYVLHAPTSAAMAVCYGLAFATVLIVGKAGQFVHQAQRVD; this is translated from the coding sequence ATGAGCTTCGTCGTTGGCACTAGCCTTCTCGCTATCGTTACTGCACTCGTTTGCGCGCTACCGGGATCATTCATTGTTTTGCGGCAGAGCTCGATGCTTGTGGATGCCATGAGTCACGCTATTTTGCCCGGAATTGTTGTCGGTTATTATGTGACGAATGATTTCGATTCACCGTTGTTAATTGTAGGTGCGGCCGTTGCCGGTCTAGTTGTTGTCCTGGGTAACGATTGGCTAATGCGTTCCGGATTTGTTTCTGGTGATGCTCCGCAGGGGTTAATTTTCCCAATGCTTTTTTCAGTTGGCGTTATCCTGATTTCGCTCAACTTTGGCAACCTTCACTTAGATACCCACGTGGTGCTATCTGGAGATTTGAACCTAGCTGCTTGGCATCAGCTGACCATTGGCGGGGTGTCTATCGGCCCTAAATATTTATATGTGTTGCTCATTGTGTTCGTGCTGAACGCAGTTGTTCTTTGGTTCATGTATCCCCGGTTGAAAATCACCAGTTTCGATCCATCTTTCGCCAGCACGATCGGTATTCGTGCCCGGTGGGTGGACACGATATTCATGTTCCTTGTTGCCGTCACAGTTACTGCGGCTTTTAATGCGGCTGGCGCAGTCCTAATCATTGCATTAATGATTGCACCTGCTGCGACTGCTCGCCTCGTGAGTAATTCCATGAAACATATGCTCATTGGGACGATGGTGATTGCGGTTGCCGGCGCAATAGTTGGGTTCTGGATTGCCTACGTGTTACATGCGCCAACCTCAGCAGCTATGGCAGTGTGTTATGGATTGGCTTTTGCCACCGTGCTTATCGTTGGTAAAGCTGGACAGTTTGTGCACCAAGCTCAGCGGGTAGATTAA
- a CDS encoding DUF4235 domain-containing protein, which translates to MMNLGYRLMGLATGAVAGMVARQVVTIVWEKGFGKPTPQGDETDVDLPLAQIAIFAAVTAGVTAYVNEAMGRKTAQWYGKED; encoded by the coding sequence ATGATGAACCTCGGATACCGACTTATGGGTTTAGCGACCGGCGCTGTGGCTGGAATGGTTGCTCGGCAAGTTGTGACAATTGTATGGGAAAAAGGTTTTGGTAAGCCTACCCCGCAAGGTGATGAGACTGATGTTGATCTACCATTGGCGCAGATTGCGATATTTGCAGCTGTTACTGCTGGTGTCACTGCCTATGTGAATGAGGCAATGGGGCGCAAGACAGCGCAATGGTATGGCAAAGAAGACTAA
- a CDS encoding phosphoribosyltransferase, with amino-acid sequence MAYHADTTDLTGKEVLLWDQFGVAMRELAQTIADSGFRPEVIIAIARGGLLPAGALAYALGTKLSDAMNIEFYTDIEETLPDPVLLEPLLDTESIKGKKLLIVDDVADSGRTLKMAVDMLTELEADVRSAVIYNKPRSVIDPDFSWKPTDKWIVFPWSSQPPVTPNN; translated from the coding sequence ATGGCATACCATGCAGATACCACCGATTTGACCGGAAAAGAAGTTCTCCTTTGGGATCAGTTTGGCGTTGCAATGCGCGAACTGGCTCAAACCATCGCCGATTCAGGCTTCCGCCCAGAAGTCATTATCGCTATTGCTCGCGGCGGGCTTTTGCCTGCTGGTGCGCTCGCATATGCTCTAGGCACTAAACTTTCAGATGCAATGAATATCGAATTCTACACCGATATCGAAGAAACATTGCCTGATCCTGTTCTCCTCGAACCGCTCCTTGATACCGAATCAATTAAAGGCAAAAAACTCCTCATTGTTGACGACGTTGCTGATTCCGGCCGTACCTTAAAAATGGCAGTTGATATGCTCACCGAGCTCGAAGCCGATGTACGTTCCGCCGTCATTTACAATAAGCCACGCTCGGTAATTGACCCTGATTTCTCATGGAAACCAACCGATAAGTGGATCGTATTCCCGTGGTCTTCACAGCCACCAGTAACACCAAATAACTAA
- the dcd gene encoding dCTP deaminase: MLLSDRDIAHYVRAGRIELDPWDPAMIQPSSVDVHLDRLFRLFDNHKYDVIDPAVEQPDLTRLVEVDNDGAFILHPGEFVLGATFEHISLGDDVAARLEGKSSLGRLGLLTHSTAGFIDPGFSGHVTLELSNTSTMPIKLYPGMKIGQLCFFQLSSPAVEPYGVGSNQSRYQGQHGPTASRSYMNFQRIDVSR, translated from the coding sequence ATGCTTTTATCTGATCGCGATATTGCCCATTATGTTCGTGCTGGCCGGATCGAACTTGATCCGTGGGATCCAGCTATGATTCAGCCTTCAAGTGTGGATGTTCATTTAGATCGTCTGTTTCGACTTTTTGACAACCATAAATATGACGTGATCGATCCTGCTGTGGAGCAGCCGGATCTGACGCGGCTTGTTGAAGTTGATAATGACGGAGCTTTTATTTTGCACCCGGGTGAGTTTGTTTTAGGCGCAACCTTTGAACATATTTCCTTGGGCGACGACGTTGCTGCTCGGTTGGAGGGTAAGTCCAGTTTAGGCCGGCTGGGTTTGCTTACTCATTCCACGGCGGGTTTCATTGATCCGGGGTTTTCTGGGCATGTCACTTTGGAGTTATCAAATACGTCGACGATGCCGATTAAGCTTTATCCAGGAATGAAGATTGGGCAACTGTGTTTCTTTCAGCTGTCATCTCCAGCAGTTGAGCCGTATGGAGTTGGATCCAATCAGTCGCGGTATCAAGGCCAACATGGGCCAACTGCTTCACGCTCATATATGAATTTTCAGCGAATTGACGTGTCCCGTTAG